A DNA window from Rhipicephalus sanguineus isolate Rsan-2018 chromosome 8, BIME_Rsan_1.4, whole genome shotgun sequence contains the following coding sequences:
- the LOC119401902 gene encoding NADH dehydrogenase [ubiquinone] 1 beta subcomplex subunit 2, mitochondrial produces MIGTLIRTAIVRTARSSRPIVVPVTRTSVRHSGGHGQWVYRQATEPDPYDCKMAEVIMTVMWWWFFYHIITEPEQITGHFLRPSASSFTDAELGIPPDDQD; encoded by the exons ATGATCGGCACCTTAATTAGGACAGCCATCGTCCGAACGGCCCGATCTAGCAGGCCAATCGTTGTTCCTGTCACTCGTACCAGCGTGAGGCACAGCGGCGG CCATGGCCAGTGGGTCTATCGCCAGGCGACCGAGCCAGACCCGTATGACTGCAAGATGGCAGAGGTCATCATGACCGTCATGTGGTGGTGGTTCTTCTACCACATCATCACGGAGCCCGAACAGATCACG GGTCACTTTCTTCGACCATCGGCGAGTTCGTTTACCGACGCAGAGCTCGGCATCCCTCCGGATGACCAAGACTAG
- the LOC119401901 gene encoding transmembrane protein 138-like: MRRDRIGLVILFQFALLAIDVVLNVLTDLHRGSPVTLLLLFIIQDFCIVLSLLVMCLTIFNTYAFQVGEFREVAATFKTPVAVNFIYLVLSLVLHVWSMEMNEDGSSEQLRHSWRTRATDVTLFTLQRFAGVWHYYFYKKTALFMADDRLYRPSGRSAATKCSAATAEEPM, from the exons ATGAGACGCGACCGCATCGGATTGGTAATACTGTTTCAGTTCGCGCTGCTGGCCATCGATGTGGTGCTGAACGTTTTGACAGATCTCCACAGAGGTTCACCAGTCACCCTGCTGCTGCTTTTCAT CATCCAAGACTTCTGCATCGTGTTGAGCCTGCTGGTCATGTGCCTCACGATATTCAATACCTATGCTTTCCAAGTCGGCGAGTTCAGGGAAGTTGCCGCCACATTCAAGACACCGGTCGCAGTCAACTTCATCTACTTGGTGCTGTCACTGGTGTTACATGTGTGGTCCATG gAAATGAATGAAGACGGGTCATCCGAGCAGCTGCGGCACTCATGGAGAACCAGAGCTACCGATGTCACATTGTTCACGCTTCAAAGATTTG ctggggTGTGGCACTACTACTTCTACAAAAAGACCGCCCTGTTCATGGCGGACGACCGACTGTACCGCCCGAGTGGCCGTTCTGCTGCAACGAAATGCTCCGCAGCAACGGCGGAGGAGCCGATGTGA
- the LOC119401903 gene encoding protein AMN1 homolog, translated as MNEHRGSSGREVHLLKDICVDALTGFSEVEWFRHMVLPRCLADYYYTRLQRRRSFKNHLVPVVLHAKSIEADLAESPVTGAAIVHVRKCTQLEKLTFSSVPSDNSLCETSLLETVRCFHNLRWLELSGVSAVTDTVLAAIAEQNKLLTVLKLNECVNFGDGGLKALGRNCRFLQCVDFSSTQITTRGLDALANSPCRHTIEEFLANRCSKLEAKAVEILMTNFPSLRILSLEDCRQILFAPEAVPVRMERKGQLSWFVFC; from the exons ATGAATGAACACCGTGGCTCCAGTGGACGAGAAGTCCACCTCCTGAAAGACAT ATGCGTCGATGCTCTTACTGGTTTCTCGGAGGTGGAATGGTTTCGGCACATGGTGCTGCCACGTTGCCTTGCCGATTATTACTACACCCGACTACAAAGGCGACGGTCGTTTAAGAATCATCTGGTACCTGTG GTGCTGCACGCCAAGTCCATCGAAGCAGACTTGGCTGAGAGCCCCGTCACCGGAGCTGCCATCGTTCACGTCAGAAAATGCACGCAGCTGGAAAAGCTCACTTTTTCCTCGGTGCCTTCTGACAACTCGCTCTGTGAAACTA GCCTCCTGGAAACTGTCAGGTGCTTCCACAACCTGAGGTGGCTTGAACTGAGTGGTGTCAGTGCGGTGACTGACACCGTGCTTGCAGCCATTGCAGAGCAGAACAAACTCCTCACAGTCCTCAAACTGAATGAGTGTGTGAACTTCGGTGACGGTGGCCTCAAAGCACTGGGACGGAACTGCCGCTTCTTGCAATGCGTCGACTTCTCATCAACTCAG ATAACTACTCGGGGTTTGGACGCCTTAGCCAACAGTCCCTGCCGTCACACTATAGAG GAGTTCCTTGCCAACCGATGCAGTAAACTTGAAGCCAAGGCGGTTGAGATACTCATGACCAACTTCCCATCACTGCGAATACTGAGCTTGGAAGACTGCCGCCAGATTCTGTTTG